The DNA segment caaataaaaagaagatttttattattattattataagaatgaaaaaaaaaacatttggaaTGATGAAAAGACCATGGAGTTGGATCCTGCTGTGGTTGAATTGAATTTGTCTGAAATCTGAACTTTGATCTGTGGTTTCTGGTTCAGCCTTGTCACAACAATACAACACTTATGCTTGATGTAGGCATATTCTTTTCATGTAGCAGGTCCTTTCCCTCGAAAGCGAAATGCTTTTAAAAATTCTGTACTTTTTGTCTCTTCACTTTTAATGTAGTAACAATACCacaactttattattattattgttgttattgttaatattatataatgcgGTCAATGTTTAAACCTGTGTCACTATTTGATGATTACTAATTTATAAACTAACGCTGaaattttctctctttggtTAGTTATGATGACATAGATAGAGATAATAGGTGGGGATTACATTACATAACAGCAAAGCATGAAGGTGTTGTTGTAGAGTGGTTGTTGTTGTAGTTGTTGTAGTTGCAGCAGAGTGCAGAGAACAGTAACATCTTGTTTACCGCGCCGCGCCGCTTGTGTGTCGCTCGTGCGTGCAGTTTTCACTCTTCAATCTCGAGGTGAAAGAAAGACTtgtttttggtttggtttgttttctggGTGACACCACTTTCCTTCTTCCGCCAGTTTCTCTCGTGTCTTGAACCTTGGTTCGGTTCACTGCATTTGTTTTTATGACCCTTGACTTGGTGTTGTGGCCAACATTGCTGGAGGGTCGGTGCTCGTGTTGAATTTTGGGGTGGTAGCTTGGGATTCAAGAGGGGTATAGTGTTTCAACTCCAAAAGGTTTTGGCTTCTTGATGTGTATCTTCCCGGTTTTTGGTTATTCTATAGTGGTGTTATTGGGGTTTGAGTTTGGGGAAtaatttattgttctttttatttattgttttttaaagtaTTGGGATCCTGGTTTCGGGAGGGTTTCCAACATGCCAACAAGAGTTGTCATTGGCTGTTTTTGTTGAGTTGTTGAGAGGTTCCTCGTACTTGGTCCTTGTTTGTGGTGGTGTCATTTTATATATTCTGTTGAGTTTTGCTCCATCAGCGAGTGAAACTCGGTTGGTCCCTTGATTTTGGGGTTGTGATATTTAAAAGCAGGGAATTTGATAGTAAGGGGAAGGGTTGGAGGTGGCATTTTTTGCTTCTTCTTATGTGGGACTTTTGTGTTTGAGTGCACGCTATGCTGATCTCTGATGAAGGAGATAGTGATGTGTTCTTTGACTCAGTGGATTGTTTCTCACCAACCCGAGATTCTGTTTTGACAGAACAAGAGTTTGGTTATGAGATTTGGGTGAATGAGCCTGTGAGTGTGATGGAAAGAAGGGAAAAGTTTTTGCAGGAGATGGGGTTGGGTGATGGATCTTCCAAGGTTTGTTCTCAAGAAAATAATGTGATGAGTTCTGATGATTCATCGGAGAGATTGGGACTAGAGAGGATCAGGGATAGTGGGGCAGTGTCAAATGCTTCTTGTAGTTGTATCTTGCCTGATGATGATCAAGTTTCTGAGCTGGTTCTCTCGGGCAGCGAGGCCACTTCTGAGGCACAAGGCTTGTTTGATGAACATAAGGGGTGCCCCAAAGATGAATCATGTTTTGAAGGGAAGGTTTATGAGGTTTCTTGTACAGATCAAGAGGTTAGACATAGAAAAGCCGAGGTTCGAGAAAAGTATATGGgggaaaaggagaagaaaaactgGTGGAAGCACTTTATAAGCAGCAAGAAAGGAGGTGGGGGTAAAGTCAGATCAAAATTGAATTCATCGACAAATAAAACTCGAAGAATAAATGTTAGGCAGAATAAGAAGAGGTGGATGGAGCTCAGTGCACTGTATATTGGACAAGAGATTAGAGCTCACAAAGGCCTAATTTGGACTATGAAGTTTAGTCCCAATGGCCAATATCTAGCTAGTGGAGGTGAAGATGGTGTTATACGCATATGGCGTGTAAAAACACTCAATACATCTAGTATTTGCTTCAATGCAGAAGACAGTGCAGCTAACAAAGTGAAACATGACTTCTCTAGTTCTCAGAAGAAACACTCAAGCCAGTCCTTCGTCGTTCTTCCCagtaagattttcaaaattgagGAATCACCGTTGCATGAATTTTCTGGTCATGCCAGTGATGTCTTGGATTTGGCTTGGTCCAATTCAGATGTGAGTTTAACTTTCAGAAGCTTGTTATTTCTGCACCCCTCTTGTGCTATGATTTATGTTTGTTCTGTTTGCAAATTCTGTTAAATCTGATCTCGAATTCCTCTTGCAGACTCTCCTTTCATCTTCTTCGGATAAAACTGTTCGCTTGTGGAAAATTGGTTGTAGTCAATGTCTAAGTGTTTTCCATCACAAAGACTATGGTAAGTATTATTTACAACATATGCTTTGTTCATTTTCATACTTTGCTAGAATGTGAAATATTGCAATATCTTTATCAAACaagtataataataattctGTCTTTTTTTCACATGGAAACAGTGACTTGTATTCAATTCAACCCTGTTGATGAAAATTACTTCATCAGTGGTTCCATAGACGGCAAAGTCCGAATATGGGGGATACATGAAGAACGAGTTGTTGACTGGGCAGACATAAGAGATGTGATTAGTGCTATAAGTTACCGGCCAGATGGAAAAGTATGTTGTGAATTCTTGACTGAATCTCTGTGACTTTGTATTTCTTGTTAGTTGTTACTATCACAATTCTGGATTCTTTTCTTCATAAGATATTGAACCTATGGCTATGTAATTGTGCAGGGGTTTGTAGTCGGTTCCCTCCCAGGCACTTGCCGCTTTTATGTTGCCTCAGGTATTAGCTTGTGGATTACTAGTTAATAAAGTCATGAACTCCCTTTAGCAgggagaaaaatagaaaatagcaTGATCTAAAGTCTCTAAATTTGATTTCTAATGGTTCAGGCAAACATTTCCAGCTTGAGACTAAGATTCATGTCAATGGAAAGAAGAGTACATCTGGCAACAAGATTACAGGCATTCAGGTTTTATCCTTGAAACTTTATCACTGCTGAAATTCTGTAAGTACTTTTCACTTACTTTGTTAACATTTCAATACCTTTATTTGATTGCAGTTTTCTCAGAAAAACCATCAGAGAGTTATGATTACATCTGAAGATTCCCGAGTTAGAATATTGGAAGGCACTGAATTTGTTCAGACATATAAAGGTAGGGCACTAAGCAATGAAAGTCAACCTCATGATTGTTGAATTAGTTAATATCTTTAAACAGTTGCATGATTTTAGAGTATGATCTGCTGATCTGGTGCCCTTACACTGTTGCATACTGCTAGTTTTAGACTTGAGCGATTgttttagaaattagaaaaacataGTATCAGCTTTAATTTGAATGCCCACCCTGTCTATCTTATCAAAAGTAATACGCATATCAAATTGTATggaaaatctttattttccatTTACAGATTGATTAGAAATCTAAATTCTTAAGTTGTTGAAGTTAAACTACATCAGTACGGCATTGTATCTGTCCTTCTATTAGGTAATATAATTTACTAATCTGCAGTTAAGGGCCTGGTAACTTTGATTACATTCGGCTTTTTCCATGCTGACATTACTTAATTTCTCCAATTAAGAATAATGTATTTGATCCTTAAACATATGCAtgctttccatttttttaaactacCAATTTGGTATCTTTAAGAGGTGGGTTCCTTATGAGATCT comes from the Glycine soja cultivar W05 chromosome 6, ASM419377v2, whole genome shotgun sequence genome and includes:
- the LOC114415764 gene encoding WD repeat-containing protein YMR102C-like, which encodes MLISDEGDSDVFFDSVDCFSPTRDSVLTEQEFGYEIWVNEPVSVMERREKFLQEMGLGDGSSKVCSQENNVMSSDDSSERLGLERIRDSGAVSNASCSCILPDDDQVSELVLSGSEATSEAQGLFDEHKGCPKDESCFEGKVYEVSCTDQEVRHRKAEVREKYMGEKEKKNWWKHFISSKKGGGGKVRSKLNSSTNKTRRINVRQNKKRWMELSALYIGQEIRAHKGLIWTMKFSPNGQYLASGGEDGVIRIWRVKTLNTSSICFNAEDSAANKVKHDFSSSQKKHSSQSFVVLPSKIFKIEESPLHEFSGHASDVLDLAWSNSDTLLSSSSDKTVRLWKIGCSQCLSVFHHKDYVTCIQFNPVDENYFISGSIDGKVRIWGIHEERVVDWADIRDVISAISYRPDGKGFVVGSLPGTCRFYVASGKHFQLETKIHVNGKKSTSGNKITGIQFSQKNHQRVMITSEDSRVRILEGTEFVQTYKGLPRSGSQMSGSFTSGGEHIVSVGGDSRVYIWNFNDLGNASSKQTKSKYSCEHFGSEGVTVALPWSCMSAEEQSGSSNDFAHHSSSQHQLEASHGVRESERFSFGSWFSIDGSCRGSVTWPEETLPRWDLPLVEVEFDHQKLCTKDPSHEKHVSETWGLSIVAAGCDGTIKTFHNFGLPIRL